In one Nicotiana sylvestris chromosome 8, ASM39365v2, whole genome shotgun sequence genomic region, the following are encoded:
- the LOC138875821 gene encoding uncharacterized protein encodes MLRQGHFKELLSDWGRTNFARGRKQHQGPPKPSSPTCTIQMIIGGEEDASINNLTFTTTHKLKRSITHERYDKLEESIIFDKSDTHGLAFPHYDALVITLQILNTDVRCIIVDDGSGACIIHPILAQMKLEDKIVPSCITLTGFNNIVERTSGEITLPVLAGGVTLETTFHIVEHDMTYNAIIGRPWIHSMRDIPYSLYQVIKFPTPWGIFSIRGEQCTSGECYRITLDYMTTH; translated from the coding sequence ATGCTCCGACAAGGACACTTCAAGGAGTTATTGAGCGACTGGGGAAGGACCAACTTTGCTAGAGGACGTAAACAGCATCAGGGACCGCCGAAGCCGTCCTCACCAACCTGCACCATCCAAATGATCATAGGCGGCGAAGAAGACGCCTCTATCAACAACTTAACATTTACCACAACCCATAAGCTCAAACGATCGATCACTCATGAACGGTATGACaaactcgaagaaagtatcatcttcgataagtcggataccCATGGTTTGGCTTTTCCTCACTATGATGCCCTTGTTATCACTTTACAAATTTTAAACACAGATGTGAGATGCATTATAGTAGACGATGGGAGCGGAGCATGCATTATCCACCCTATACTTGCACAAATGAaactcgaggataagatagtgCCGAGTTGCATCACgctaacaggttttaacaatATAGTTGAACGAACATCTGGAGAAATCACACTCCCCGTCCTGGCTGGCGGGGTCACTCTGGAAACCACATTCCATATCGTGGAACATGACATGACTTACAATGCAATAATagggcgaccatggatacatTCCATGAGGGACATCCCCTACAGCTTGTACCAAGTCATCAAATTTCCAACcccatggggaatattcagcatacGAGGAGAACAATGCACATCTGGAGAATGCTACCGCATCACCCTGGATTATATGACTACTCATTAA